Genomic segment of Neorhizobium sp. NCHU2750:
ATGAACGCTAATTCGAATCCTTCGGTCAAAATGCCGGTGCATTTTGAAGATCAGATCCTTGAACAGGGTGATCTGATATCGAAGAAGCTTCACCTTTTGAGCGTCCAGGCCTTTCCGCCAAATGCGCGCAAGAACTTGCGTGCCTTCACGCTAGCCGAGGTCGCAACGTACCTCAATGTGTCTCAAAGTACCCTCAAAAAACTACATCTGGATGGAAAGGGCCCGTCGCCGCAAACATCCTCGTCGGGTCGACGATCCTATACGGCAGAACAGATGCTCGAGCTTCGCCAGTATCTCGATCAAAACGGTCGATCGGAGAGCCGAATGTATGTGCCCCATCGTCGACCGGGAGAGAAACTGCAGGTCATAGCCGTTGTCAACTTCAAAGGCGGTTCGGGAAAAACGACAAGTGCTGCTCATTTGGCACAATATCTCGCTCTGACAGGGCTTCGGGTCCTTGCCGTTGACCTGGACCCGCAGGCATCCTTGTCATCTCTTTACGGCTTCCAGCCGGAACTCGATCAGGTTTCGTCGATTTACGATGCCATCCGTTATGACGATGCGAAAAAGCCACTTTCCGAAATCATTCGCCCAACCAACTTTCCCGGTCTCGATATCGTACCTGCTAATCTTGAATTGCAGGAATACGAGTACGATACGCCACTCGCCATGTCGAACCGCTCGTCGAACGAAGGAAAAACCTTTTTCACCCGCATTTCGCGTGCGTTGCAGGAGGTTGAGGATCGATACGACGTGGTCGTCGTAGACTGCCCACCCCAGCTTGGCTACCTGACCATCACTGCCTTGACCGCAGCCACAAGCGTCCTCATCACCATACATCCGCAGATGCTGGATGTGATGTCTATGGGGCAGTTTCTTCTGATGCTTGGCGGAATTTTGAAGCCCATCCGCGCCGCTGGCGCCGAAGTGAACCTCGAATGGTACCGCTATCTGATCACGCGATATGAGCCCACAGACGTTCCACAGTCCCAGATGGTGGGCTTTATGACGACCATGTTCAACGAATTCATGCTCAAGAACCAGATGCTCAAATCGACGGCGATCTCCGACGCCGGCATCACGAAACAGTCGCTTTACGAGGTCGATAAATCATCGATCAACCGTGGCACATATGAACGCGCGATCGAGTCGATGAATTCGGTCAACGGCGAAATCGCCGCACTCATCCATGCTTCATGGGGGAGATGAGATGTCAGCTGACAAAAACGGGAAATTTATCTTCTGTTTCAATCTTCTAAGCGATCATTGGAGCGCATAAATGGCCCGCAAAAATTTTCTCGCTGGTCTGAATGACATTCCTGATACCCAGGAGGGTTCATCGCCAAACTATCCAATGCGCGGCGCGTCGAAGACAATGATCCGCTCGCTCGATGAGATTGCCAAGCAGGCAGACAAGTTTCTTGAAGGCGAAGTGATCGTTGAGCTCGAGCCTGAACTGATTGATGGATCTTTCATCAGCGACAGGCTCGAAGACAACGACGCCGAATTTCTCGCCTTGGTGGATGCGATCAAGACCAACGGACAGAATACCCCGATCCTCGTGCGACCACACCCAAGTGAGGATGGTCGCTATCAGGTTGTATTTGGCCACAGACGGTGGCGGGCGGCGAAATCACTCGGTCTGAAAGTTCGCGCT
This window contains:
- the repA gene encoding plasmid partitioning protein RepA, translating into MNANSNPSVKMPVHFEDQILEQGDLISKKLHLLSVQAFPPNARKNLRAFTLAEVATYLNVSQSTLKKLHLDGKGPSPQTSSSGRRSYTAEQMLELRQYLDQNGRSESRMYVPHRRPGEKLQVIAVVNFKGGSGKTTSAAHLAQYLALTGLRVLAVDLDPQASLSSLYGFQPELDQVSSIYDAIRYDDAKKPLSEIIRPTNFPGLDIVPANLELQEYEYDTPLAMSNRSSNEGKTFFTRISRALQEVEDRYDVVVVDCPPQLGYLTITALTAATSVLITIHPQMLDVMSMGQFLLMLGGILKPIRAAGAEVNLEWYRYLITRYEPTDVPQSQMVGFMTTMFNEFMLKNQMLKSTAISDAGITKQSLYEVDKSSINRGTYERAIESMNSVNGEIAALIHASWGR